The DNA region TGGCTGTGTGCTGAAAACAAGTTCAAACCCGCGCGTCCCTTGTGAACGCGTCAGCCTCGAACTTTTCTTGCACTCTGCAAGCGTGGTCTCTGGACAGCCCGCCGTGGGAGGACTTTTGCAACAACCTTACTAGGGTGTGCTCCCGCAGAGCTTGAGAATCCAGTCCGGCGTGTCGATGTGCTTCTCGTCGGGGCCGTACATGTCGCTGAACACGCCGTCGCCCTCGGGGTCCACCAGGGTGATCTCCATCGGGTACTTCAGGTCGGTGTCGATGAACATCGAGCTGACCTTGCCCTGAAGCGTGTTCACGGCCACGAGGACGAGATCGTCGCCGGATTTGATGCCGTACTTGGCGCGCGCCTCGTCCGGAAAGCGGAACCCGTTGACCATCCAAAGCGTCTGGACGTGCTCCCGCCCGGGGCAGCGCGAGACCAGATCCTTTTCCGTGGTGAATGCAGGCAGCTCCAACCCGTACGCCTTCACGTCCGGCACGAACCAGCCCGACTCGTTGACCTCCTCGGCATGGGCCGGATAGCCCGCGAAAAGGGTGATGGCCACGGCGGCGAGGAGCGGTGCGATATTCCGGAAGAGATGTGTCATTGGGCCGTCTCCTTGGCTCTTGTGTCGATTGTCGTGTCGGTTGCCGCGCCGGCATTCTCGCTGGTGCCCCCGCTGGCGCTCCCGTCGATGCGCAGATAGGCGGGGTCCACGCCAAGAAGCGAGCTCAGCGCGTACCCGTGATCCGCATCCGGCGGCGGACCGCCGAGCGGTGCGGCGAGCATGCCGCCCGGGTCCTTGGGCGCGCAGCCTCCAAAAAGCATCGGAGCCAGGGCGATGCACAGCAGAAAAAAGCATGTTCGCATGGTGGATTTCCTGGGTTGACGGTTGCCTGCATCCATTACAAAACGCATTCAGATGAACTCTGTCAACCCGCGGCCGGCGATGAGCGTACGGTACAAAGCGGCGTAGCGGGCGGCCGACCGGTCCAGGCCGTACTCCAAGAGCGCGCGCTCCCTGGCCGCAGAGCCCAGCCCGCGGCGTTCTTCGTCCGGAAGCCGCAACACGGCGGCCATGGCCGAGGCCAGCGCTCCGGCGTCGCCAGGCGGCGCAACGAACCCCGTCTTCCCCACGGCGATGGCCGAGTCGCCCACATCCGTCACCACGCACGCCACGCCGCAGGACATGGCCTCCAGCACGGCCATGGGCAGCGACTCCCCGCGCGAGCTGTTCACCGCAACATCCAATCCCGGTAACAGCGCCGGCAGATCACCGCGCACCCCCAGCAGGCGGATGGATTGTTTGAGCGGATGAGTATCCACCATGGCTGCGAGCTCGCGGTTCTCGCGGTTCAGCCCGGTTCCCATGAGCACTGCCCGCACGCGCGGGGTCATGTCTTCCGGCAGGGCGGCCAGAGCGGCCAGGAACCCAGGCACATCCTTCACCGGGTCCCAGCGGGAGACGAACCCCACGAGCAGAACGTCCGGATCGGCAATGCCGGCAGCATCCAAAAGGCGGGCCCGCGCCCCGGCATCCGGCCGGAAGCGGTCCGTGTCCACGCCGCTTGGAATCACGGCCAGCGTATTTGCGGCATAGCCGAGCTTGGCGTGTATGCGCACGGCCGTTTGCGACGGCGCGATAATCGCGGCGGGTCCGGAGCTGCGCCGGCGGGAGAGCAGGGCCAGCATCGTGATGACGCCGCGCGTGGAGAGCCGCACGGCGCCCTTGGAAACATAGGCGTTGCGCAAACCCCACACCAGCGGTGGCTTCTTTCCCGGCCAATGGGCCAGGCGTATGGCTGCCGCGCCGGCGAGGTCGGCATGGTACATCCACGTCTGCACCAGGTCCGGCGGCCGGCTTTCCAGAAGGCGCGCCAGGCGGCGCATCGCCCCGGGCCATTTGTGCGGCGCGGAAAGGCCGCGGTCCATGCCCAGGCTGAAAACCGGAATGCGCCCAAGCTCCGCGGCCATGGCGCCGGGCTCCAGCAGGCTGATGACCTCGTTGTGGAAGCCGCCGGCTGCTGAACTCTGCCGGTCCCCGCCGTCCGCATCATCCGGGCCGGCCTCCAGCCGGGAGAGCAGGGCGGCCAGATGCCGCTCCGCGCCGCCCACGTTGAGGCCGGTTATGATGTGACAGATTCTGTGCATGGTTTGGTGGTGCCGTTGTACGAGAAAATTACGCGTTGCACCATGCCGGCAACTCGCCATGTGCCCCTGGTCCGTCCCTGAAGCGCTTGGCCGAATGGGAGTGGCAAGGTACGCTACCTACCAGGTAGGATTTCGAGAACCTCTTGTTTATTTTCAGGGAATGCCATATACAATCATTTAAAGTTTTAGTCTCACCAGGCTTGAGTGTCAGAGAGGGCAGGGGGCGCCGTCTCTATCGCTTGCTGTGGTGTCGTTGTGTCGTGACATTGGACCCCCCATGTCGCATCGAGGCGGCTGCGGTATGAGTAACTCCTCAGGGTTCCGAGTCGTTATAGCGGATTCGGACCCGGTAATGGCAAAAATCGTGCTGAACCAGGTGGCCTGCACCGGCCACTTGGCGGAAGATATTGGAGAGTCCGGGACAAGCAAGCCCGGCGCCATTCCAGGCTGCCTCGATTTTGTCATAGCCCATTGGACCATTGCCTCCAAGAGCAACTTCGCCTTTCTCGAATCCCTGGAGAAGGCCGACCCGCCCATCCCTTACATTGTCATGCTTCGGGACAAGGACGGCTCGGCAAAGCAGCTGAAGCTGCAGCTCAAGGAGCGCGGCAGCCTCTTCAGCCTGAGCCAGCCTTTCTCCACAGACAAGCTCGAAGAGGTCATCGGCAAGGTCATCGCATCCCTGCCGGAGCCCGTGGCCGCGCAGTATCGCGAGCGCATGGGCAACGACTCCAGCAACCCCTTCGACATCGGAGGCGGCGTACCCACGGCCCAACCCGCCGCTCCCCAGCCGCAGAACAATCCCCCGACCCAGGCCGGCGACGGTCCTGTTGCCGCCAACCCGGACTCCAAGCCATTGGATGCACTGGGCAATACGCTTTTCGAGCTGGAAGAGACCCGGCCCGAGGAGGACAACAGGGAAGACGAGTCCCTCTCCGAAGAGGAACGCGCCGTTGTCAACTGGTTCGACGACCCGGAGTTCCTGGGCTCCACTCAACGGCTGCGCGACTCGATCCATTTCCGGGTCAGCTTCAACGAGAACGACAGCGCCTTTGCCGTGGAAAAGGCGCAGGAACCCTCGGCAGCGTATGGCGAAACGCCGCATTCCGATGCGGCAGTGGATACGCCGGATGCATCTGACGGCCAGACAGGGGGCAACGGCTCCGCGAAAAAGCAGCGCGACCACGCCGCCGAGACCGCCAAGGAGTCCACGGCTGTCACGGCTCGGCGCCACTTCTCCAAGGGCAAGGAGGCGCTCGCGGCCAAGGACTATACCCAGGCGATCCGCAACTTCACGGCCGTGCTGCAGCTCAAGCCCGGTTCTCCCCAGGCGTACAAGGGCTTGGCCGTCGCCTTCCGCGGCAAGGGGGACTGGAACCGTTCCTGCTACTTCCTGGGCCGCGCCTGCCAGAGCTTCATCTGGTGTGGCCGGTTCGAGGAAGGACTGGCCATGCACGAGGAGATGAAGCGGCGCGGCATCACCACGGTTCACCCCTTCGGCGCCGTGGCCCAGACTCTGGTGAAGCGCGGCCGGCTGGACAAGGCGCTGCGCCTGCTGGAGCAGGGGCGTAAGCTGGCTCCCAAGGACGCGGACCTGCTCTGGGCGTATGCGCTGCTCCTCTCATTCAAGGGCGACAACAAGTCCGCCATCCGCGCGCTGGACGACCTGCTCTCCTCCGCCGCCAAGCACAAGGACGCGCGCAACCTCCGCGCCAAGCTCTTGAGCAAGCCGCCAAAGCCGCCAAAGCCGGACAAGAACGGCAAGGGCGACGACTCCCAACAGTCCCACGATCTCGACTCGCTGTCCGACGAGTAGCGTCTCTCCATCCCTGAGAAGGCGATCCGCATGGCTTTTTTACGGCTATGCGGCGTAGCTCTGCATTTCCGGCGATGGCATGCTCGCCATGTCGCTGCTTCGCGCTCTTTGGTTGTCGCTGGCGCTCAAGCTGTGATACCGTGGGAGGCAACATGGCGGAAACGCCGCGAAAAACCGGGAAAGCCGCGCTGCCACCAGGAGAGGACATGGCTACCATACTAGCGGCCGACATCGGCGGAACATCCAGCCGGTTCGGCCTGTTCACCATCGAGAGCGGCGGGACGCTCAGCCTGGAGCGGACCGATATCTTTGAGACGGCCGACGCCGAGTCATTCTCCGACCTGGTCTCCCGCGTTTCGGAGCTGGATATCGACATCGACAACGTGGACACGGCCGTGTTCGCCGTGCCCGGGGCTGTGAACCGCGGCGTGTTCGTCTCCATGCCCAACGTTACCTGGAATATCGATCTGGAGAAGAGCAGCAACAAATTTTATCAAGAGAAGCTGACCCTTATCAATGATTTCAAAGCCCAGGCCTATGCCACCCGCACCGAGGCCATCCGCGACGCCAAAAAGATAAAAACGGGCCAGGCCGTGGAGGATGCCACGGTAGCCGTGGTCGGGGCCGGCACCGGTCTTGGCCATGCCGCGGTGACCATGGGCGCGCCGGGCCGGATAACGGCGGTTGCCTCGGAAATGGGCCATATTGCCTTTTCGTTCATCGGCGAGGAGGAAGAGGCGTTCCATGCATTTTTACGGAAGAAGCTCAGCATTCCATATGGATACGGAGATCTTGTTGTTACCGGGCCGGGGCTCAGCCACATCCACGAGTTCCTGACCGGTGAACGGCTGGAGCCCAAGGAGGTTTCCGAGCGTGCCGAGCCCCGCGTGATGGAGTGGTTCTCCCGGTTCTATGGCCGGGCCGCGCGCCATTACGCACTGGCCGTGGTGGCGCAGGGCGGGGTCTACATCGCTGGGGGCGTGGCCGCAAAGAACCCGTCATTCGTGGATTGTGACGCCTTCCGCAATGAGTTCGTCCTGTCTCCGACGTATGGGTACCTGCTGGAAAAGATTCCAGTGTGGCTCAACCGCAACGAAAAATCCGGCCTGTGGGGCGCTGGCTATCTCGGCGCGCAGAAGCTGGATTTGGTCAGCTGAGTCTGGCCGGAGATACCGTGGAAAAGTTTCTCAGATACTTCAAGGATGCCGACAGCTTCAATGATGCGGCGGCGCGCGAGATCGCGTCTTTGATTGTCGAGGCCGTGGAGGCGCGGGGCCGCGCAACACTGGCTCTGGCAGGCGGCAACACGCCCAAACCCGTGTACGAACGACTGGCTGCGTTGCCGGGGCTGCCCTGGGAGCAGGTCGATGTGTTCTTGGGCGACGAGCGCATGGTGCCGCCCGACTCCGGGGACAGCAATCTGCACATGGCGCAGGAGCACCTGCTCGGCGCTCTGGACCATGCCCGGCCGCGGGTGCATCCCATAGAAACCGTGGGCAAAAGTACGGCGGAAGCCGCGACGGCGTACGATGCCGAGCTGTCCAGAATTCTGGACGGAGACGGCTGCGCGGAAGGTCCGGGCCGCCTGGATCTCGTGCTGCTCGGCATGGGCGGGGACGGCCACACGGCGTCGCTTTTTCCCAAGGCCGCGGCGCGGCAGGAAAACACGGCCCGAGTCGCCGCCGTGTCCGCCGCAGAGATGTCGGAGGGAATGGCGCCGCGGGTGGATCGCGTCACCCTGACGCCGCGGTCGTTGAACGAGTCCCGCTGCGTGCTCTTCATGCTGACCGGGAGCTCCAAGCTGCAGCTTTTCGAAGCCATGGAAAGCGGCGACCCCCAGGCTGCCATGCTGCCGGCCGCGGAGGTCCGGCCGCAGGACTGCCTGATTTGGTATCTCCTGAAACCATGAGTCCATGCAGGAGGTTGCAGGAAAAACTTCAACATTTGTAGGTATCGGAGATGTTGTTGCGGAATCATCGCCCCGCGATGGCATTTTCCTTTTTGCACGCCGGATTGTTCCGCCCGGAAGTATCCTCAAACATTGCGAGCCATTCATGAGCGAGTCACTGGATCAGTATAAGCGGGAGGCGGCGCTCGCCGCCGTGGCGGAGGTCAGGCCAGGTATGGTGGTGGGGTTGGGCCACGGCAGCACGGCCATCCACGCCATCCGCGAGATCGCCCGGTTGCTGGACAGCGGCGAACTGCATGATATTCGAGGATTGCCGTGCTCCGAGCATGTGGCCAGGGAAGCCAGGAAAAAGGGCATGGGGGTGGTCAACCTGGGCGAGGTGGAGGGCGCGGACCTTACCATCGACGGGGCCGATGAGCTGACCGAGACGTGCGACGCGGTCAAGGGCGGCGGCGGGGCGCTGCTCTCCGAGAAGATCGTCCACCAGAACAGCAGGCGGATCATCCTGATTGTGGACTACACCAAGTTCGTGTCGCGGCTGGGCGAGAAGCGGGCGCTGCCGGTGGAGGTGGCCAAGTACGGCTGGCAGGCGCAGCAGCGATTCATCAAATCACTCGGCGCAATGTCTGCTGATCTGCGGCAGGACGACTCCGGCGAGCCGTTTACCACGGACCACGGCCACTTCATTCTGGACTGCCGCTTCGACCCCATGGACGACCCCCACGCTTTGGCGCAGGCGTTGGAGTCGCGCGCCGGAATCATGGAGCACGGTCTGTTTCTGAACATGGCCCAGGAGGCGCGGGTGGCCGGTCCGGAGGGCCTGCGCACACTGCGCCGCTAGGCAGCACGACGGGGCGGAGCTCCTTTGTTGTTTCCCGTTGCCTGCGCCAGCCGCGCTGGCGTGAGGGTCCTTTTATCCAGAGATAGAGGCAGGTTGCCTGTCAGATGCCAGGCTGCGGCGGCTAGCCCCGGCCTTTGTGTCTGCCGGTGATGAGCAGCGGGGTCTCCTCGCCCGACGCGCCGCGGGAGACGACCCCGGCGAGAATCCTGTCGAGGATGGCGAAGTCCACGGGCTTGGCCACATAGTCGTCCATGCCGGCGGCCAGGAAGCGCTCTTTGTCCCCCTTGATGGCAAAGGCCGTCACCGCGATTATCGGAATGTCCGTCCTGACGCCGGCAAAGGAGCCGCTGCGGATGCGGCGGGTGGTCTCCAGGCCGTCCATGCCGGGCAGGCGGATGTCCATGAGCACGCAGTCGAAGCCGTTGTGGGAGAGCAGCTCCAGCGTTTCGCTGCCCGTGGTGGCGGTGACCACCTCGTGCCCCTTGGAGACAAGGGTGCGCGCCAGCATGCGGCGGCTGCCCTGGTCGTCGTCCACCACCAGGATGGAGAGCGGGCGTGTGGGCGCCATGTTCTGCTCGCGGGTGTAGGATGGCGCATCCATGGTCGCGCCGGGCAGACCGAAACGCGCGGTGAAATGGAAGACCGAGCCCTCGCCGACCTCGGATTCAGCCCAGATCATGCCGCCCAGCAGCGAGACAAGGCGCTTGCAGATGGCCAGCCCGAGTCCAGTTCCCTGGACATTTTTCGCGGTGGATTCCAGTCGTGTGAAGGTGTCAAAAATTGTAGACAGCTTGTCGTGCGGAATCCCTACGCCCTGGTCGCGCACGGCAAAGTGAATGAGCGGGCCGTCCTGGTCTTCGTCGGCGCCGGCGGGTTCCACCCGGGCGCGAATTTCCCCCTGCCTGGAGAACTTGATGGCGTTGGAGATGATATTGGTGAGCACCTGGCGGAGTCGCGTCTGGTCGCCAATTACAAACTGCGGGGTGTCGCGATCGATGCGCAACGTCAGCGCCAGCTTTTTGGATGCAAGCTGCGGCTGGAACAGGTTGACCGTCTCGTCGATGATCGCGCGGATGGAGAAGACCTCCTGCATCAGGTCCACATGGCCGGCCTCGATCTTGGAGATGTCGAGGATATCGTTGATGATATCGAGGAGCTCCCGGGCCGAGGCGCGGATATAGCCCAGGCTCTCGCGCTGCTCGTCGCTGAGCTCGGAGTTGAGGGTCAGGGAGGTGAAGCCCAGGATGGAGTTGAGGGGCGTGCGTATCTCGTGGCTCATGTTGGCGAGGAAGGAGGACTTGGCCTCGTTGGCTGTTTCCGCCGCTTCGCGGGCGGTGCGCAGCTGGCCTTCCAGCTCCCTGGCCAGAGTCACGTTGCGCCCGGTCTCCCAGTTGGCCCAGCCTGGAATGGGGCACTCTTTGGAGATGTTGGTCCATGCCGTGACCAGGGGAGAGCCCTCTGCCGAGCGGATGACGACCTCGCGCTCCCGGTAGGTGCCTGGCAGGTCCGGCGGCGGGGCCGTGTCCGCCGAGGGGTAGAGCAGCGAAGCGGCGTCGTGGTTGCCCACTATGCGGCGGCTGGAATAGCCGGTCACGCGCTCGCACTCCTTGTTCCAGAAAATGTGCACGCCGTTTTCGTCAAAGGCGCGGATCATGAGCGGCAGGTTGTCCACCAGCAGCTCCAGGCGCTCGCGGGAGCGGATCAGCTCGCGTGTGCGCTCGTCCACCAGGCCTTCCAGTTCCTCGCGGACCATGGCCCGGTGGGTCACGTCTGTGGCCGTGACCAGCACGCCCCAGGTGGCCACGCGGTTCATGGAGATCTCCCAGCAGCGGTCGTAGGCGCGGACCTCTGCCGCGGGAACAGCGTTCAGCTGGGCCAGGGCGGCGTCGAAATCCTCATGGGCCGCAAAGGAGTCTGCTTTTGGGAAAAGATCTTCGCGGAAAAACGGTCCGCTGAAAGTATCGCCGGCGTGCAGGCCGAGCTGCTGGGCGCTGTCGTTGGCCTGCAGAATGAGCAGGCTGACCGGGTGCACCAGCAGGGCTGGCTGCTGCATGCCGTCGAGCATGGTTTCCGTGATCCGGCGGTACTCGGCAAGCTCACGGTGGCGCATGACCTGCCGGGCGGTGGCTTCGAGGGCCTTGTCGAGCACCTCGGGAGCGGAGTCGCCAGGCACAAACATGGCCGGTCCCAGGGCGGCGGCGTCCTCCAGGAATCCGGAATCCTCGCGGTCCATTAAATAGATGACGGGGAGGGCAGGGGTCATGGAGCGCAGCGAGGCCGCCAGCGGCACGGCGCCGTCAGGCTCCAGGCCGGCGTCCACCACGGCGATCTCTGGTTTGTGCCGGGCCGCGGCAAGCAGGGCCTCGCGGCCGTTTTCCACACAGATGACGTTGTCGTACGAATCGCGCCTCGCCTCCATGGCCGCAACTGCATGCGGACCGGCGGCGAGCAACGTCGGGGCTCCACGTCCGACAGCACCGGACCAGCCAAGCCGGGGCGAAGAATCCTGTGCCTTCATGACCATGTGTTCCTGTCTATCGGCCGTCGTTGGACGGCATCTCCATCATCAGCATGGAGGTCCAATCCAGCGCCTCGGCATAGCTGCGCGCGATGACGGCAGGGTCGAGGTCCATGCTCTTGACCGCGGCGTCCAGACCTTTCCAATCGCCCTTTTCAAAGGAGATGGCCAGACCGAGCCAGCGGGCAAACTCGTTGTTCTGTCCCAGCAGGGCCACGGCTATCTCCGTGTCCAGGTTCATCGGGTCCACCAGCTCGTCCATGGGCGTGGCGAGCATGACGTCGAGCAGGGAGAAGAGGCCGAGCAGGAAGCGCGTCTTGGCCGCCTCCTCGTCAGAGCCCAGGGAGTGGGCCGCCAGCTCCAGGAAGCGGGCGCGCTGGACCGAGGCAAAGGCGAGCTCGCGGCCGGTATCGCCGACGGCAAAGTCGGCCAGGATGATGACGCGCAGCCAGTCCACAATTTGCCGCCAGCCCAGCAGCGTGACGGCCTGCTCCACCGAGCGGATGGTGTGGCGTATGCCGAAGAACGGGGAGTTGAGGTAGTTGATGAGACGGTAGCTCAGGCCTACGTCGGAGCGGATGGCCTCTGTCAGCTCCTCCAGCTCCAGATCGCCGCGCTGGATTATTTTGAGCAGGCGCAGGCGGCCGGCCTCGTGGGAGCTCAGCGTCCGGTGGGCGACGATCTCCGGGTGCTTGAAAAAGTAGCCCTGGAACAGGGTGCAGCCCAGGGAGGCGGCGAGCTGCTGCGTGGTCACGTCCTCCACCTTCTTGGCCATGAGCGTCTTGCCGAAGGACTTGCCGGTGGTGACGATGTGGATGATCTCGCGCGGCTCGAAGCCGATGACGTCGATCAGCAGGAAGTCGCACAGGGAGACGAGCCACTCCGCACCGGTCCGCGCCTGGTAGTCGGCCACGGCTATCCGGTAGCCCTTTTCCGCCAGCCGGGTCAGCGCGGGCTTCAGCTCCGGGTCGAGGGCCTGCGCCTCCTGGACCTCCACGATGAGGTTCTCCGGCGGCAGGGCTTCCGGCACGCCGGAGATGATGCTCTTCGAGGAGAACGTGAGCGCGATGTGCAAGCCGCCCTTCAGGTCCGCTTCCGTGCACAGGCCGGCGGCGGCAGTGACTGCCAGACTTGCCAGATCGCTGTCGGTGAACTGGGCGGAGGTGGCGTTGAGGTCGCCGCGGTAGAGCAGCTCGAAACCCCACAGGGAGCCGGCGTCATCAAAAACAGGCTGCTTGGCCAGGTAGACGTCGTGGTATGTGTGCGTGTCCTGCTGCATGTGTCCGCTCAAGGCAATTTGGCAATGCGTGGGGGGGAGACTGGTGCACGCCGATGGTTCGACGATAAGCCTCTAATAATAGAAGGCTCTGTTTTGAATGGCAAGGGCGATTGTAACAATTGGCGAACAAATCTCCGAGGCCTCGAAATGACTATGGAAAAGCGTCAGACAGCCAGAGAACGGCACTGGAAAGGAACGCCCGATGCGGAATGCCTGCGGCCCTGTCGTTTGTCTGGAAGCAGCGTTGACCATGGTTTCCGGGAGGTTGCAGCTCAGGGCTGGCTGGCGTTCTGCCCGGGCGACGTTTCGGAATCAGGCTTGCCCCCTGAAGCATTTGCGGAAACATTTCCGGAAGCATCCGCGGAAGAGTCGGCGGGAGCGCCAACCGGGGCATCGCCCACCACGGCGTCGATGTCCGGTATCTCCAGTGACTCGTCCAGCTCCTTGGCCGCGGCGAAGTCGCGCACGGCCTGGGCCGTGTTGCCCAGCCTGGACCAGGCAAAGCCGCGGCGCATGTACGCCTCGGCCAGGGTGGCGTTGATGGCCAGGGCCTTGGTGTAGTCGGCCACGGCGGCGCGGGCGTCGCCCTGTTCCATGGCGGTGTCGGCGCGCCGGGTGTAGGCCATGGCCATGTCCGGGGAAAGCTCCACGGCTTTGGAGAAGTCCGCGGCCGCGTTCTGGTCGGCGCCGATTTCGCGCCAGGCAAGGCCCCGGTAGTAGTATGTCCAGGCAAGGTTCTCGGGGTCCAGCTCGCCGGAGTCGATGGCGCGGGACATGAACTTGATGGCGTACTCCGGCCCGGCCGCGCGGATGGACTGCAGCAGCGGTGTGATGACGTAACGCTGGTCGATGCGGTGCGCCGCCGCGATGTCGGCCATGGCCGACTCGGCGTCTCCGGCCAGAGAGTACGCCAGCCCGCGCATGAAAAGCGCCCGGCCGTTGTTGGGATTGAGCTCCAGGGCCGAGGTGTAGTCGGCGATGGCCAGGTCATACTTGCCGAGCTCCTTGTACGCGGCGCCGCGCTTGACGAATGCTTCGAGGAACCGCGGGTTGCGCTCGATGGCCGTGGTCAGATCCTCCAAGGCCTTGTCGTACTCCTCCAGATAGAACCAGGCGTTGCCGCGGTCGTAGTAGGCGATGGTGAGGTTCGTCTCCTCCAGATCGCCGGACTCGATGGCCCTGGTGAGCAGCTCCACGCCGCGTTCGTAATCGCCGTCCCGGACAGCGGCGAGGCCGTCGCGGGCGTCCTCGTACGGCGAGGCCAGCAGGGGCGGCGCGGCCACTGTCAGGAACAATGCGCAGAGCAGCACCACGCGGGCAGACATGCGCCAGGGAATGGATAAAGCGGTCATCATACAACCATAATACTGGAGGGGCTGTGGAATCATGCCTTGATGATAGCAGCACATGGGCCAGCTTTCCACCGCTTCGGGGATGCCCCGTCAGGGAAGGTTCGGGTTTTCGTCAGGGGGGGGCGCACCCCTGAGAAGAGTAGTGCGCGTGCTGGAGAAATATACCTGGCAGGGCGCGAGCAGGAGTTTGGAGCAACAGCGGTTGTGATGGCGCAGAAAAACTGGAGTACGGGCAAATTCGAGGGGG from Oceanidesulfovibrio marinus includes:
- a CDS encoding glycosyltransferase; this encodes MHRICHIITGLNVGGAERHLAALLSRLEAGPDDADGGDRQSSAAGGFHNEVISLLEPGAMAAELGRIPVFSLGMDRGLSAPHKWPGAMRRLARLLESRPPDLVQTWMYHADLAGAAAIRLAHWPGKKPPLVWGLRNAYVSKGAVRLSTRGVITMLALLSRRRSSGPAAIIAPSQTAVRIHAKLGYAANTLAVIPSGVDTDRFRPDAGARARLLDAAGIADPDVLLVGFVSRWDPVKDVPGFLAALAALPEDMTPRVRAVLMGTGLNRENRELAAMVDTHPLKQSIRLLGVRGDLPALLPGLDVAVNSSRGESLPMAVLEAMSCGVACVVTDVGDSAIAVGKTGFVAPPGDAGALASAMAAVLRLPDEERRGLGSAARERALLEYGLDRSAARYAALYRTLIAGRGLTEFI
- a CDS encoding tetratricopeptide repeat protein; amino-acid sequence: MAKIVLNQVACTGHLAEDIGESGTSKPGAIPGCLDFVIAHWTIASKSNFAFLESLEKADPPIPYIVMLRDKDGSAKQLKLQLKERGSLFSLSQPFSTDKLEEVIGKVIASLPEPVAAQYRERMGNDSSNPFDIGGGVPTAQPAAPQPQNNPPTQAGDGPVAANPDSKPLDALGNTLFELEETRPEEDNREDESLSEEERAVVNWFDDPEFLGSTQRLRDSIHFRVSFNENDSAFAVEKAQEPSAAYGETPHSDAAVDTPDASDGQTGGNGSAKKQRDHAAETAKESTAVTARRHFSKGKEALAAKDYTQAIRNFTAVLQLKPGSPQAYKGLAVAFRGKGDWNRSCYFLGRACQSFIWCGRFEEGLAMHEEMKRRGITTVHPFGAVAQTLVKRGRLDKALRLLEQGRKLAPKDADLLWAYALLLSFKGDNKSAIRALDDLLSSAAKHKDARNLRAKLLSKPPKPPKPDKNGKGDDSQQSHDLDSLSDE
- a CDS encoding ROK family protein, with the protein product MATILAADIGGTSSRFGLFTIESGGTLSLERTDIFETADAESFSDLVSRVSELDIDIDNVDTAVFAVPGAVNRGVFVSMPNVTWNIDLEKSSNKFYQEKLTLINDFKAQAYATRTEAIRDAKKIKTGQAVEDATVAVVGAGTGLGHAAVTMGAPGRITAVASEMGHIAFSFIGEEEEAFHAFLRKKLSIPYGYGDLVVTGPGLSHIHEFLTGERLEPKEVSERAEPRVMEWFSRFYGRAARHYALAVVAQGGVYIAGGVAAKNPSFVDCDAFRNEFVLSPTYGYLLEKIPVWLNRNEKSGLWGAGYLGAQKLDLVS
- the pgl gene encoding 6-phosphogluconolactonase encodes the protein MEKFLRYFKDADSFNDAAAREIASLIVEAVEARGRATLALAGGNTPKPVYERLAALPGLPWEQVDVFLGDERMVPPDSGDSNLHMAQEHLLGALDHARPRVHPIETVGKSTAEAATAYDAELSRILDGDGCAEGPGRLDLVLLGMGGDGHTASLFPKAAARQENTARVAAVSAAEMSEGMAPRVDRVTLTPRSLNESRCVLFMLTGSSKLQLFEAMESGDPQAAMLPAAEVRPQDCLIWYLLKP
- the rpiA gene encoding ribose-5-phosphate isomerase RpiA, translating into MSESLDQYKREAALAAVAEVRPGMVVGLGHGSTAIHAIREIARLLDSGELHDIRGLPCSEHVAREARKKGMGVVNLGEVEGADLTIDGADELTETCDAVKGGGGALLSEKIVHQNSRRIILIVDYTKFVSRLGEKRALPVEVAKYGWQAQQRFIKSLGAMSADLRQDDSGEPFTTDHGHFILDCRFDPMDDPHALAQALESRAGIMEHGLFLNMAQEARVAGPEGLRTLRR
- a CDS encoding response regulator codes for the protein MKAQDSSPRLGWSGAVGRGAPTLLAAGPHAVAAMEARRDSYDNVICVENGREALLAAARHKPEIAVVDAGLEPDGAVPLAASLRSMTPALPVIYLMDREDSGFLEDAAALGPAMFVPGDSAPEVLDKALEATARQVMRHRELAEYRRITETMLDGMQQPALLVHPVSLLILQANDSAQQLGLHAGDTFSGPFFREDLFPKADSFAAHEDFDAALAQLNAVPAAEVRAYDRCWEISMNRVATWGVLVTATDVTHRAMVREELEGLVDERTRELIRSRERLELLVDNLPLMIRAFDENGVHIFWNKECERVTGYSSRRIVGNHDAASLLYPSADTAPPPDLPGTYREREVVIRSAEGSPLVTAWTNISKECPIPGWANWETGRNVTLARELEGQLRTAREAAETANEAKSSFLANMSHEIRTPLNSILGFTSLTLNSELSDEQRESLGYIRASARELLDIINDILDISKIEAGHVDLMQEVFSIRAIIDETVNLFQPQLASKKLALTLRIDRDTPQFVIGDQTRLRQVLTNIISNAIKFSRQGEIRARVEPAGADEDQDGPLIHFAVRDQGVGIPHDKLSTIFDTFTRLESTAKNVQGTGLGLAICKRLVSLLGGMIWAESEVGEGSVFHFTARFGLPGATMDAPSYTREQNMAPTRPLSILVVDDDQGSRRMLARTLVSKGHEVVTATTGSETLELLSHNGFDCVLMDIRLPGMDGLETTRRIRSGSFAGVRTDIPIIAVTAFAIKGDKERFLAAGMDDYVAKPVDFAILDRILAGVVSRGASGEETPLLITGRHKGRG
- a CDS encoding EAL and HDOD domain-containing protein, yielding MQQDTHTYHDVYLAKQPVFDDAGSLWGFELLYRGDLNATSAQFTDSDLASLAVTAAAGLCTEADLKGGLHIALTFSSKSIISGVPEALPPENLIVEVQEAQALDPELKPALTRLAEKGYRIAVADYQARTGAEWLVSLCDFLLIDVIGFEPREIIHIVTTGKSFGKTLMAKKVEDVTTQQLAASLGCTLFQGYFFKHPEIVAHRTLSSHEAGRLRLLKIIQRGDLELEELTEAIRSDVGLSYRLINYLNSPFFGIRHTIRSVEQAVTLLGWRQIVDWLRVIILADFAVGDTGRELAFASVQRARFLELAAHSLGSDEEAAKTRFLLGLFSLLDVMLATPMDELVDPMNLDTEIAVALLGQNNEFARWLGLAISFEKGDWKGLDAAVKSMDLDPAVIARSYAEALDWTSMLMMEMPSNDGR
- a CDS encoding tetratricopeptide repeat protein, yielding MMTALSIPWRMSARVVLLCALFLTVAAPPLLASPYEDARDGLAAVRDGDYERGVELLTRAIESGDLEETNLTIAYYDRGNAWFYLEEYDKALEDLTTAIERNPRFLEAFVKRGAAYKELGKYDLAIADYTSALELNPNNGRALFMRGLAYSLAGDAESAMADIAAAHRIDQRYVITPLLQSIRAAGPEYAIKFMSRAIDSGELDPENLAWTYYYRGLAWREIGADQNAAADFSKAVELSPDMAMAYTRRADTAMEQGDARAAVADYTKALAINATLAEAYMRRGFAWSRLGNTAQAVRDFAAAKELDESLEIPDIDAVVGDAPVGAPADSSADASGNVSANASGGKPDSETSPGQNASQP